The Apteryx mantelli isolate bAptMan1 chromosome Z, bAptMan1.hap1, whole genome shotgun sequence genome has a segment encoding these proteins:
- the GPX8 gene encoding probable glutathione peroxidase 8, which yields MEPLTTNPLKYSMPKARVFVVFLLMVLCTAVLCLLQLKFFKPKIKDFYSFKVKDSRGRTVSLEKYRGKATLVVNVASYCQHTDKNYIALQELHREFGPSHFTVLAFPCNQFGESEPSSSQEIESFAKGNYGVTFPVFHKIKILGSEAEPAFKFLIDSSKKEPRWNFWKYLVNPEGKVVKFWRPEEPIETIKPEVASLIRQIIMKKREDL from the exons ATGGAGCCTCTTACAACTAATCCTTTAAAATATTCCATGCCCAAAGCCAGggtctttgttgtttttttgttgatgGTTTTGTGTACTGCAGTTCTCTGCCTATTGCAACTCAAGTTTTTTAAACCTAAAATCaaagatttttattctttcaaagTCAAGGATTCACGAGGAAGGACTGTTTCCTTGGAAAAGTACAGAGGGAAA GCAACTTTGGTTGTAAACGTGGCCAGTTACTGCCAACACACAGACAAAAATTACATCGCACTGCAAGAACTGCACAGAGAGTTTGGTCCCTCCCACTTCACTGTGCTGGCTTTTCCCTGCAACCAGTTTGGAGAATCAGAGCCTAGTTCAAGCCAGGAAATAGAATCTTTTGCCAAAGGAAACTATGGAGTAACCTTCCCCGTTTTCCACAAAATCAAGATTCTAGGATCAGAAGCAGAGCCGGCCTTTAAGTTTCTAATAG ATTCTTCAAAGAAAGAGCCTAGATGGAATTTCTGGAAATATCTTGTCAACCCCGAAGGTAAAGTTGTGAAATTCTGGAGACCTGAAGAACCCATAGAAACTATCAAGCCAGAAGTAGCATCCCTGATCAGACAGATCATCATGAAAAAAAGGGAAGATCTCTGA